A window of Primulina huaijiensis isolate GDHJ02 chromosome 9, ASM1229523v2, whole genome shotgun sequence contains these coding sequences:
- the LOC140985006 gene encoding serine hydroxymethyltransferase 7-like — MDLTQSPADNGVTLGLLSHVSGTAELVDCKRSSKNSDESISHQNGSRVRIFFGSAAVDHTATNGPAKRDENYSNENNDIEDGDGEGVVHLEEFQILGHSMTLKRKRDCDSVPVSTTPPRLFSNEIETLRTAVRTWGNQSLRDADPDIFGIMEKEKHRQFKGIELIASENFVCRAVLEALGSHLTNKYSEGMPGARYYGGNQHIDDIEKLCCERALAAFNLDSELWGVNVQPYSCTSANFAVYTGILLPGDRIMGLDTPSGGNTSHGCFLPNGRKVSGASIFYESLPYKVNPQTGYVDYEKLEERVLDFRPKILICGGSSYPRDWDYSRFRQIADSCGAVLLCDMAQISGLIAAKECASPFEYCDIITSTTHKSLRGPRGGIIFYRKGPKLRKKGTTLNQVDGCDRYDFEEKVNFAVFPALQGGPHNNHIAALAIALKQVATPEYKMYMQQVKKNAQALGVALSRRNCRLVTGGTDNHLLLWDLRNFGLTGKTYETVCEFCHITLNKVTIFDDNGKITPGGVRIGTPAMTSRGCLEADFETMAEFLLRAAQIASLVQRKHAKQPKSFLKGLENNQEIFELRARVESFAAQFAMPGLDA; from the exons atGGATTTGACTCAGAGTCCGGCAGACAACGGTGTTACGCTAGGATTGTTATCTCACGTCTCAGGGACGGCGGAACTGGTGGATTGTAAGCGGAGTTCGAAAAATTCCGATGAATCTATTTCACATCAAAACGGTTCGAGGGTTAGGATTTTTTTTGGATCCGCCGCCGTCGATCATACTGCAACCAATGGACCAGCTAAAAGAGACGAGAACTACTCCAATGAAAACAACGATATTGAAGACGGTGACGGAGAAGGTGTGGTCCATTTGGAGGAGTTTCAAATCTTGGGTCATTCCATGACCTTGAAGCGTAAACGTGACTGCGATTCAGTACCCGTCTCGACGACGCCACCTAGGCTTTTCTCAAATGAGATTGAAACACTTAGAACTGCGGTAAGAACATGGGGGAATCAGAGCTTGCGAGATGCGGATCCAGATATTTTCGGAATTATGGAGAAGGAGAAGCACAGGCAATTCAAAGGGATCGAATTGATTGCCTCCGAGAATTTTGTGTGCAGAGCTGTGCTGGAGGCGTTGGGGAGTCACTTGACTAATAAATACTCTGAAGGGATGCCTGGCGCACGATATTATGGTGGGAACCAACACATTGATGATATTGAAAAACTCTGCTGCGAGCGAGCTTTGGCTGCGTTTAATCTTGATTCTGAATTATGGGGTGTGAATGTGCAGCCGTATTCTTGTACATCAGCTAATTTTGCTGTGTATACCGGGATTTTGCTACCGGGGGATAGAATAATGGGATTGGATACACCTTCCGGGGGAAACACGAGTCATGGGTGTTTTTTACCAAATGGCAGGAAAGTGTCGGGGGCGTCCATATTTTATGAGAGTTTGCCGTATAAGGTGAATCCGCAGACAGGTTATGTAGACTATGAGAAGCTTGAGGAAAGGGTTCTTGATTTTCGCCCTAAGATATTGATTTGTGGAGGGAGTTCCTATCCTCGAGATTGGGATTACTCGAGGTTTAGACAGATTGCAGATAGTTGTGGTGCTGTTTTGTTATGTGACATGGCTCAGATTAGCGGACTTATTGCTGCTAAG GAGTGTGCTAGTCCATTTGAATATTGTGATATTATCACGTCAACGACCCACAAAAGTCTTCGTGGTCCTAGGGGAGGAATTATTTTCTACAGGAAGGGACCAAAACTGAGGAAGAAAGGGACAACTTTGAATCAAGTTGATGGCTGTGACAGGTATGATTTTGAGGAAAAGGTGAACTTTGCTGTTTTCCCAGCTCTACAAGGAGGCCCTCACAACAATCATATTGCTGCCCTTGCAATTGCTTTGAAACAAGTGGCTACTCCTGAGTACAAGATGTACATGCAACAAGTGAAGAAAAATGCCCAGGCTTTAGGGGTGGCTTTATCGAGAAGAAATTGTAGATTGGTCACTGGGGGAACTGATAATCACCTACTGCTTTGGGATCTCAGAAATTTCGGATTGACAG GCAAAACTTATGAGACGGTGTGTGAGTTCTGTCATATTACTCTCAATAAAGTCACAATCTTTGATGACAATGGCAAAATCACCCCTGGAGGCGTAAGAATCG GCACACCTGCAATGACATCCAGAGGTTGCCTAGAGGCTGATTTTGAAACGATGGCTGAATTCCTTCTAAGAGCTGCACAGATTGCAAGTCTGGTGCAGAGAAAACATGCAAAACAACCTAAATCTTTTCTGAAGGGGCTTGAGAATAACCAAGAAATCTTTGAGCTCCGAGCTCGAGTAGAAAGTTTTGCAGCCCAGTTTGCCATGCCAGGATTGGATGCATAA
- the LOC140985052 gene encoding uncharacterized protein isoform X2 — protein sequence MESLTRLLRRTRNPNPNGVAGGGEGKPTAVETAASSRSETVSVKADGDCTAFSDEEGRNKRALMGSPPSDDVCPICFGNFDVPCRAPCGHWFCGGCILQYWNFSSALLQCKCPMCSQHIPKLMPEASLYCRTEAEVRKVLKDVGDYNRLFVGGISGIVLMFLGIVYSFGPFDFLHIGRRHIIDVFDYSAFALSFIFYLVGLYLRRQRVRNVRELAGIQARQD from the exons ATGGAATCGTTGACCCGTTTGCTTCGTAGAACACGAAACCCGAACCCGAATGGAGTTGCCGGTGGAGGAGAAGGAAAACCGACCGCCGTGGAGACGGCGGCGTCAAGTAGGAGTGAGACGGTTTCTGTGAAAGCAGACGGCGACTGCACGGCGTTTTCTGATGAGGAAGGGAGAAACAAGAGGGCATTGATGGGAAGTCCACCTTCTGATGACGTCTGCCCTATTTGCTTTGGGAACTTTGATGTTCCTTGCCGCGCTCCTTGTGGCCATTGGTTCTGTG GAGGTTGTATTTTGCAGTACTGGAACTTTAGTTCTGCATTGCTACAATGCAAGTGTCCCATGTGCTCTCAGCATATACCTAAGCTGATGCCTGAGGCCTCATTGTATTGTAGAACTGAAGCAGAAGTCAGAAAGGTTTTGAAGGATGTTGGTGACTATAATCGGTTGTTTGTGGGAGGCATTTCAGGAATTGTTCTG ATGTTCCTTGGAATCGTATACTCATTCGGGCCCTTTGATTTCCTACATATAG GCCGTCGACATATCATAGATGTGTTTGACTATTCTGCCTTCGCTCTCTCGTTCATCTTTTATCTGGTTGGCCTTTATCTTCGTCGCCAGCGTGTTCGAAACGTAAGAGAATTGGCTGGCATCCAAGCAAGGCAAGACTAA
- the LOC140985052 gene encoding uncharacterized protein isoform X1, translating to MESLTRLLRRTRNPNPNGVAGGGEGKPTAVETAASSRSETVSVKADGDCTAFSDEEGRNKRALMGSPPSDDVCPICFGNFDVPCRAPCGHWFCGGCILQYWNFSSALLQCKCPMCSQHIPKLMPEASLYCRTEAEVRKVLKDVGDYNRLFVGGISGIVLKLTAIPLYIKRMFRDLLDPDRPGLHLHELRLIAMFLGIVYSFGPFDFLHIGRRHIIDVFDYSAFALSFIFYLVGLYLRRQRVRNVRELAGIQARQD from the exons ATGGAATCGTTGACCCGTTTGCTTCGTAGAACACGAAACCCGAACCCGAATGGAGTTGCCGGTGGAGGAGAAGGAAAACCGACCGCCGTGGAGACGGCGGCGTCAAGTAGGAGTGAGACGGTTTCTGTGAAAGCAGACGGCGACTGCACGGCGTTTTCTGATGAGGAAGGGAGAAACAAGAGGGCATTGATGGGAAGTCCACCTTCTGATGACGTCTGCCCTATTTGCTTTGGGAACTTTGATGTTCCTTGCCGCGCTCCTTGTGGCCATTGGTTCTGTG GAGGTTGTATTTTGCAGTACTGGAACTTTAGTTCTGCATTGCTACAATGCAAGTGTCCCATGTGCTCTCAGCATATACCTAAGCTGATGCCTGAGGCCTCATTGTATTGTAGAACTGAAGCAGAAGTCAGAAAGGTTTTGAAGGATGTTGGTGACTATAATCGGTTGTTTGTGGGAGGCATTTCAGGAATTGTTCTG AAACTGACTGCTATTCCATTATACATCAAGAGAATGTTCCGTGATTTGTTGGATCCTGACAGACCTGGTCTTCATCTCCATGAATTGCGACTGATTGCA ATGTTCCTTGGAATCGTATACTCATTCGGGCCCTTTGATTTCCTACATATAG GCCGTCGACATATCATAGATGTGTTTGACTATTCTGCCTTCGCTCTCTCGTTCATCTTTTATCTGGTTGGCCTTTATCTTCGTCGCCAGCGTGTTCGAAACGTAAGAGAATTGGCTGGCATCCAAGCAAGGCAAGACTAA